Within Claveliimonas bilis, the genomic segment GATGCCCTACATGGAGAGGCTTTGCCACATTAGGTCCGCCGTAATCTATAACGATCATTTCCGGATTCTCTGTCTTTTCCAGACCAAGCGTTTCCTCTCCCGCCATATCATTCAAATAAGATGCAAGGTATCTGTCATCAATCTTCAGGTTAATAAAACCCGGAGCAACTGCTTCTGCTTCTGCAATGCAGCCCTGTCTCCCGATCTGAGACACCACATCTTTTGCAATCATTATCGGCGCTTTTTTATAAACCTTGGCTCCCGCCATAGCCCCATTACACTGGTATTCACACAGATCCGGACGGTTTGACAGCGTTACCTTTGCATAGGATCTGTCATAGCCCGCTTCTTCAAAAGCCTCTTCCATTTCTGCGGTTATCTTATCTAAAAGCTTTTTCATCTTTTTTCCTCCATTCCTGTTCCACAATACCCTTTGATCATTCTACAGTCTACCATAATTCCCCCTTTCCCTCAATATCTCTCTTTTGACAAACTGGATTTTCCTTGCCATTTCCGCGAAACTATGCTACCCTCGAATAACCAATAATAAAAGAAAGAAGGAATGTTATGATCATTGGTTCTCATGTTGGAATGAGCGGAAAGGATATGCTCCTTGGCTCTGCAAAAGAAGCAGTCACCTACGGAGCTGATACATTTATGTTTTACACCGGGGCGCCTCAAAACACAAAACGAAAAGACATCAGCGAGTTGAATATCGACCCGGCCTGGAAATATATGGAGGAACACGGGATCAGACAGATCCTTGTCCATGCCCCTTACATTATCAATCTTGCAAATACTGTCAAACCGGAAACCTATGAACTTGCAGAAGAATTTCTTGCCCTGGAGATTGACCGTACTGCCGCCTGCAAAAGCTCCACTCTGATCCTCCATCCCGGAGCTCATGTGGGGGCAGGAGTATCCGCTGGAATCGCTCAGATCATCCGCGGCCTAAACCACATCCTTACCAGGGAAACAACCGTCAATGTCGCACTGGAAACAATGGCCGGAAAGGGGACTGAAATCGGACGAAGCTTTGAAGAAATCGCCCGCATTTATGACGGCGTTGTGTATAACGACAAGCTGCGTGTATGCTTTGACACCTGCCACACCAATGACAGTGGATATGATGTTAAAAATAACTTTGACGGTGTGATCGATGAATTTGACCGCATTCTGGGCAAAGATCAGATTGCGGTCTTCCATATCAATGACAGCAAGAATCCGATGGGCGCCCGCAAAGACCGCCACGCCAATATTGGTTTTGGCACCATTGGCTTTGATGCCCTTCACACCATTGTGCATCACCCTGATTTTGAAAATGTTCCCAAGATTCTCGAAACTCCCTATATCCCCTCTTCCGAAAATTCAAAAAAGTCTTTCCCTCCTTATCGGGAAGAAATACAGATGTTAAGATGCGGACAGTTCAATTCCCGTCTTCAGGAAGAAATCGCCGGCAAATAAGCCGGCTTTTCTTTTTCTCTTGACAATTTTATATTTATGTATTATTGTATTATATAGCTAATACATTTGTTGGATATCAAATCGTACAATAGAAACGAGGTGACATGCATGCCATGGGAATTAGATAATGACCGCCCGATCTATCTGCAGCTTATGGAACG encodes:
- a CDS encoding deoxyribonuclease IV, producing the protein MIIGSHVGMSGKDMLLGSAKEAVTYGADTFMFYTGAPQNTKRKDISELNIDPAWKYMEEHGIRQILVHAPYIINLANTVKPETYELAEEFLALEIDRTAACKSSTLILHPGAHVGAGVSAGIAQIIRGLNHILTRETTVNVALETMAGKGTEIGRSFEEIARIYDGVVYNDKLRVCFDTCHTNDSGYDVKNNFDGVIDEFDRILGKDQIAVFHINDSKNPMGARKDRHANIGFGTIGFDALHTIVHHPDFENVPKILETPYIPSSENSKKSFPPYREEIQMLRCGQFNSRLQEEIAGK